In Vigna angularis cultivar LongXiaoDou No.4 chromosome 8, ASM1680809v1, whole genome shotgun sequence, one DNA window encodes the following:
- the LOC108344484 gene encoding probable endo-1,3(4)-beta-glucanase ARB_01444 translates to MASNQHNTPYIFPQTKSTVLPDPSNFFSSNLVSSPLPTNSFFQNFVLKNGDQPEYIHPYLIKSSNSSLSLSYPSRTSTATNIYQVFNPDLTISSKQSSSGKHTISSFSDLSVTLEIPSSNLTFFLVRGSPYLTVSVTQPTPLSITTIHSIVSLDSTESTSFHKFTIKFNNAQTWLLYASSPIKLTHTTSEITSEAFSGTIRIALLPNSDPQSEAILDLCSFTYPVSGNAVIKEPFCVEYEWETKGSGALLLLAHPLHLQLLSSTDTDVAVLDDFKYTSIDGDLVGVLGKSWILKTDPVSVTWHSSRGIKEENKQEIVSALVNDVEALKMETTESYYYGKYIARAARLALIAEEVFFYDVIPKVSKFLKDTVELWLDGTFKVNGFLHDNKWGGIVTYKGSDDVSADFGFGIYNDHQYHLGYFLYAIAVLAKIDPAWGRKYKNKAYSLMQDIMNLDTQSNSNYPKLRCFDLYKLHSWAAGLTEFADGRNHESTSQAVNAYYSAALMGMAYGDVQLVALGSTLTALEILAAQTWFQVSANGSMYEDVFTEENRMMGILWANKRDTDLWFASHKLREYRLGIHLLPIVPISDPLFSDVNYVIELVNWASIDLNREGVEDAWKGFVYALQALYDKEEALKNVKGLKSFDNGNSLTNLLWWIHTRGDKEDDDNQQDKFGC, encoded by the exons ATGGCTAGCAACCAACACAACACTCCTTACATCTTCCCACAGACAAAATCCACTGTCCTCCCTGACCCCTCCAACTTCTTCTCCTCAAACCTTGTCTCATCTCCACTTCCCACAAACTCTTTCTTCCAAAACTTTGTCCTCAAAAATGGTGACCAACCTGAATACATTCACCCCTACCTCATCAAATCCTCCAACTCTTCACTCTCTCTATCATACCCTTCTCGCACTTCCACTGCTACTAACATATACCAAGTCTTCAACCCTGATCTCACCATCTCCTCTAAGCAAAGTTCATCTGGAAAACACACAATCTCTTCCTTCAGTGATCTCAGTGTCACTTTAGAAATCCCTTCTTCAAACCTGACCTTTTTCCTCGTTAGGGGAAGCCCTTATTTGACAGTCTCAGTAACTCAACCAACCCCTCTTTCCATCACCACCATCCATTCCATTGTCTCCTTGGATTCCACAGAATCAACTTCCTTTCACAAGTTCACCATTAAGTTTAACAATGCCCAAACATGGCTCCTCTATGCTTCCTCGCCAATCAAGTTAACTCACACCACTTCTGAGATCACTTCTGAGGCCTTCTCTGGCACAATCCGCATAGCCCTTCTCCCTAACTCTGATCCACAAAGCGAGGCCATTCTTGACCTGTGCAGTTTCACTTACCCTGTGTCAGGAAATGCTGTGATTAAAGAACCCTTTTGTGTGGAATATGAATGGGAAACAAAAGGGTCTGGTGCATTGCTACTACTAGCACATCCTCTCCATCTTCAGCTTCTCTCTTCTACAGACACTGATGTTGCTGTTCTTGATGACTTTAAGTACACAAGCATAGATGGGGATCTTGTTGGTGTTTTGGGCAAGTCATGGATTCTGAAAACTGATCCAGTTTCAGTGACATGGCATTCTTCAAGGGGTatcaaagaagaaaacaaacagGAAATTGTTTCTGCGCTTGTGAATGATGTTGAGGCCCTAAAAATGGAGACCACTGAATCTTACTATTATGGAAAATACATTGCTAGGGCTGCAAGGCTGGCTCTGATAGCCGAAGAGGTTTTCTTCTATGATGTGATTCCAAAAGTTAGCAAGTTTCTGAAGGACACGGTTGAGTTATGGTTGGATGGAACTTTTAAGGTGAATGGATTCTTGCATGATAACAAATGGGGTGGCATTGTTACGTATAAAGGATCTGATGATGTTTCTGCAGATTTTGGATTTGGGATTTACAATGATCACCAGTACCATCTGGGGTACTTTCTTTATGCCATTGCAGTGCTTGCAAAGATCGATCCAGCATGGGGGAGAAAGTACAAGAACAAAGCCTATTCACTCATGCAAGATATTATGAACTTGGACACACAATCAAACTCCAATTACCCAAAACTGAGGTGCTTTGACCTTTACAAGTTGCACTCTTGGGCTGCAG GGTTAACAGAGTTTGCTGATGGTAGGAATCATGAGAGTACCAGTCAAGCAGTGAATGCATACTATTCTGCAGCATTGATGGGTATGGCATATGGCGATGTTCAGCTTGTTGCCCTAGGATCAACCTTAACAGCACTGGAAATCCTTGCAGCTCAAACATGGTTTCAAGTGTCAGCGAATGGGAGCATGTACGAGGATGTTTTTACAGAGGAGAACAGGATGATGGGCATTCTGTGGGCCAATAAAAGAGACACCGACCTATGGTTCGCTTCTCACAAGTTGAGAGAGTATAGGCTTGGCATTCACCTCTTGCCCATAGTTCCAATCTCTGACCCACTTTTCTCAGATGTTAACTATGTCATTGAACTTGTAAACTGGGCTTCCATTGATTTGAATAGGGAAGGTGTTGAAGATGCATGGAAAGGCTTTGTTTATGCACTTCAAGCGCTTTATGATAAAGAAGAGGCTTTGAAGAACGTGAAAGGGTTAAAGTCTTTTGATAATGGAAACTCTTTGACTAATCTCTTGTGGTGGATTCATACCAGAGGTGACAAAGAGGATGATGATAATCAACAAGACAAATTTGGCTGTTAG
- the LOC108344483 gene encoding probable endo-1,3(4)-beta-glucanase ARB_01444 — protein MVKQNKTHFIFPETQSTVLPDPSQFFSSTLLSKPLPTNSFFQNFVLKNGDQPEYIHPYLIKSSGSSLSLSYPSRQVSSAVIYQVFNADLTISSKHGSSGKHLISSYSDLSVTLDIPSSNLSFLLVRGSPFLTVSVTQPTPLSITTVHAILSFSSNNTRTKYTFQFNNGQTWVLYASSPISLSHTLSEITSDAFSGIVRIALLPDSDSKHEAVLDKFSSCYPVSGEAIFREPFCVEYKWEKKGSGDLLLLAHPLHVQLLSNEDNDVTVLEDFKYGSIDGDVVGVVGNSWVLQTDPVFVTWQSTNGVKEESRDEVVSALSNDVDGLNSSSITETRSYFYGKLVARAARLALIAEELRYLDVIPKVIKFLKETIEPWLEGTFKGNGFLHDKKWGGIITQQGSNDGGGDFGFGIYNDHHYHLGYFLYGIAVLTKFDQAWGRKYKPKAYSLVQDFMNLDTKQNSNYTRLRCFDPYVLHSWAGGLTEFTDGRNQESTSEAVCAYYSAALMGLAYGDAHLVSLGSTLTALEILGTKMWWHVEEKGTLYEEEFTQENRIMGVLWSNKRDTGLWFAPAEWKECRLGIQLLPLVPISEAIFSNAEFVKQLVEWTLPALNRDGVGEGWKGFAYALEGIYDNESALQKIRNLTGFDGGNSLTNLLWWIHSRG, from the coding sequence ATGgtcaagcaaaacaaaactcATTTCATCTTCCCAGAGACACAATCCACTGTTCTTCCTGATCCCTCTCAATTCTTCTCCTCAACCCTTCTCTCAAAACCACTCCCCACAAACTCTTTCTTCCAAAACTTTGTGCTAAAAAATGGTGACCAACCTGAATACATTCATCCTTACCTCATCAAATCCTCTGGCTCTTCCCTCTCTCTCTCATACCCTTCTCGCCAAGTCAGTTCTGCTGTCATATACCAAGTCTTCAATGCTGATCTAACCATCTCATCCAAGCACGGTTCAAGTGGCAAACACCTTATCTCCTCTTACAGTGATCTCAGTGTCACTTTGGATATCCCTTCTTCCAATCTTAGCTTCCTCCTTGTTAGGGGAAGCCCCTTTTTGACTGTTTCTGTCACCCAACCAACCCCTCTTTCCATCACCACCGTCCACGCCATTCTTTCATTCTCTTCAAACAATACTCGCACCAAGTACACCTTTCAGTTCAACAATGGTCAAACGTGGGTCCTTTATGCTTCCTCCCCCATCAGTTTGAGCCACACTCTTTCTGAAATCACTTCTGATGCATTTTCTGGCATAGTCCGGATAGCCTTGCTGCCTGATTCTGATTCAAAACACGAGGCGGTTCTTGACAAGTTCAGTTCTTGTTACCCCGTGTCAGGTGAAGCTATATTCAGAGAACCCTTTTGCGTGGAGTATAAGTGGGAGAAGAAAGGGTCAGGGGATTTGCTACTCTTGGCTCACCCTCTCCATGTTCAGCTTCTGTCTAATGAAGACAATGATGTCACTGTTCTTGAAGATTTTAAGTATGGAAGCATTGATGGGGATGTTGTTGGTGTTGTCGGGAATTCATGGGTGTTGCAAACAGATCCCGTGTTTGTAACATGGCAATCAACCAATGGAGTCAAAGAAGAATCCCGTGATGAAGTTGTTTCAGCCCTTTCTAATGATGTTGACGGCCTAAACTCGTCATCAATAACAGAAACAAGGTCCTATTTTTATGGGAAGTTGGTTGCAAGGGCTGCAAGGTTGGCATTGATTGCTGAGGAGTTGCGCTACCTTGATGTGATTCCAAAGGTTATAAAGTTTTTGAAGGAAACCATTGAGCCATGGTTGGAGGGAACTTTCAAAGGGAATGGATTTCTACATGATAAGAAATGGGGTGGCATTATTACACAACAAGGGTCCAATGATGGGGGTGGTGATTTTGGATTTGGTATTTACAATGATCATCACTACCATTTGGGGTACTTCCTTTATGGAATTGCAGTGCTCACTAAGTTTGATCAAGCCTGGGGTAGAAAGTACAAGCCTAAAGCCTATTCCCTTGTGCAAGACTTCATGAACTTGGACACAAAACAAAACTCCAATTACACACGTTTGAGGTGTTTTGACCCTTATGTTCTTCACTCTTGGGCTGGGGGGTTAACTGAGTTCACAGATGGAAGGAACCAAGAGAGCACAAGTGAGGCTGTGTGTGCATATTACTCTGCTGCTTTGATGGGTCTGGCATATGGTGATGCTCATCTTGTTTCCCTTGGATCAACACTGACAGCATTGGAAATTCTGGGGACTAAAATGTGGTGGCATGTGGAAGAGAAAGGGACTTTGTATGAGGAAGAGTTCACACAAGAGAACAGGATCATGGGAGTTCTGTGGTCTAACAAGAGGGACACTGGACTATGGTTTGCTCCTGCAGAGTGGAAAGAGTGTAGGCTTGGCATTCAGCTCTTACCATTGGTGCctatttctgaagccattttctCCAATGCTGAGTTTGTGAAGCAGCTTGTGGAGTGGACTTTACCTGCTTTGAATAGGGATGGTGTTGGTGAAGGATGGAAGGGATTTGCGTATGCCCTTGAAGGGATTTATGACAATGAAAGTGCATTGCAGAAGATAAGAAACCTTACAGGTTTTGATGGTGGAAACTCTTTGACTAATCTCTTGTGGTGGATTCACAGCAGAGGATGA